The bacterium genome includes a region encoding these proteins:
- a CDS encoding NAD(P)/FAD-dependent oxidoreductase, with the protein MSRSLDVGIVGAGPAGAFCAERLAKAGHQVCLYDPSHPREKACGGGVTPGVFEHHPELRELRALGRPSHSVRLRGPAGRVLNVPIAQPIDVFSRRVFDSALVDRARKAGARFESARVTNLSLKKEQIELEAGGQRNRHDFVVGADGPSSMVRRALLGHKPGDPCSYATAGFFVDGIEEDELYIEFIADYPGYLWVFPRLDHVSVGVAAPLHAENGQALQRRVLSMLEQRYPGSLDHPRRPYAASIPVAGTKSARRPVLGGPHFALIGDAAALPDAITGEGIQHAIDSAATLASALCEAGPMRAHDLYRERWMASTGKDLARAAQIARWLYSPRGVDLALALGSRSRRVNRVISEMLMVAQPYSTLGRRLLRDALRRF; encoded by the coding sequence GTGAGCCGTTCGCTGGACGTCGGAATCGTTGGAGCCGGCCCGGCCGGGGCATTCTGCGCTGAACGCCTGGCCAAGGCCGGCCATCAGGTCTGTCTCTACGATCCGTCCCATCCCCGCGAGAAGGCGTGCGGTGGCGGTGTAACTCCCGGCGTGTTCGAACACCACCCGGAACTGCGCGAGCTGCGTGCACTGGGACGTCCGAGCCACTCCGTGCGATTGCGGGGCCCGGCGGGACGTGTACTGAACGTACCGATCGCGCAACCGATCGACGTGTTCTCGCGTCGGGTCTTCGACTCGGCCCTCGTCGATCGCGCGCGCAAAGCGGGCGCGCGCTTCGAAAGCGCGCGAGTGACGAATCTGAGCTTGAAGAAAGAGCAGATCGAACTCGAAGCCGGCGGCCAGCGGAACCGACACGATTTCGTAGTCGGAGCGGACGGACCGTCATCGATGGTGCGCCGCGCGCTGCTCGGTCACAAACCCGGCGACCCGTGCAGTTACGCCACGGCCGGCTTCTTCGTCGACGGCATCGAAGAAGACGAGCTGTACATCGAGTTCATCGCGGATTACCCGGGTTATCTCTGGGTGTTCCCGCGTCTGGATCACGTCTCGGTCGGAGTCGCAGCGCCGCTACACGCGGAGAACGGTCAGGCGTTGCAACGCCGCGTACTGAGCATGCTCGAACAACGCTATCCGGGAAGCCTCGACCACCCGCGCCGACCCTACGCCGCCAGCATCCCGGTCGCGGGAACGAAAAGCGCGCGTCGTCCGGTTCTCGGCGGGCCGCACTTCGCATTGATCGGTGATGCCGCCGCTCTACCCGACGCGATCACCGGCGAAGGCATCCAGCACGCCATCGACTCGGCGGCCACGCTCGCTTCCGCACTCTGCGAAGCCGGTCCGATGCGCGCACACGATCTGTACCGCGAGCGCTGGATGGCGAGCACGGGCAAGGACCTGGCACGCGCAGCGCAGATCGCCCGCTGGCTCTATTCGCCGCGAGGTGTGGATCTCGCACTCGCGTTGGGCAGTCGCAGTCGCAGGGTGAACCGGGTGATTTCTGAGATGTTGATGGTTGCGCAGCCGTATTCGACTTTGGGGCGGCGTTTGCTTCGGGATGCTTTGCGTCGGTTTTAG
- a CDS encoding electron transfer flavoprotein-ubiquinone oxidoreductase, producing MSEVERERLDVDILLVGAGLANLAAVIRLHQLCEEKGVEMPAVLVIEKGAEIGAHQLSGAMMDPIALQELLPDFLEQGFPFHHQCSSDYTWILTEKSGFTSPVTPPPFVNHGNYAVSLSDVVKWLAEKAEGLGIEIYPGFPAARPIFEGDRVVGVQIQDRGLDKDGSQKGVFEAGPEIYASCVLFGEGPRGSCTKQLLDRFDMHGENPQAYETGIKEIWKIKPENHVPGRVIHTMGWPQDPTTFGGGWVYDLKDNMVSIGFVSGLDYDNPHTDPHDSMQRWKTHPKMQALLEGGECIRYGAKTMPAGGHFSQPKLFANGAMIVGDSAGTCNGERLKGIHLAIKSGMLAAEALIEAIQEDDYSEKTLSKYKELYDASWAYKEHWKARNFHASFSFVHKWPKWMGWLRQLPWIVNGQALAMITGGRGLFKHVRSHPDHTHMQKLADLSAKEQKKAEKIEYDNKLTLDKVTGVALAGSRHEVDQPSHLKVADLNVCATTCAEEYGNPCENFCPAEVYEMIPDDANAGKNKLVIHHENCLHCKTCDIADPYAQITWTTPEGGDGPDYSQM from the coding sequence ATGAGCGAAGTTGAGAGAGAGCGACTGGACGTAGACATCCTTCTGGTAGGCGCAGGCCTCGCGAACCTGGCAGCGGTGATTCGCCTGCACCAGCTTTGCGAAGAAAAGGGCGTCGAGATGCCCGCCGTGCTCGTCATCGAGAAGGGCGCCGAGATCGGCGCTCACCAGCTCTCGGGCGCGATGATGGATCCGATTGCTCTCCAGGAACTCCTGCCGGATTTCCTGGAGCAGGGTTTCCCCTTTCACCATCAGTGCTCCTCGGATTACACGTGGATACTGACTGAAAAGAGCGGATTCACTTCGCCCGTAACTCCACCGCCGTTCGTCAACCACGGCAACTACGCCGTCTCGCTTTCCGATGTCGTGAAGTGGCTGGCCGAAAAGGCCGAGGGCCTCGGCATCGAGATCTACCCGGGCTTCCCGGCCGCGCGACCGATATTTGAAGGTGATCGAGTCGTCGGCGTGCAGATCCAGGATCGCGGGCTCGACAAGGACGGCTCGCAAAAAGGTGTGTTCGAAGCCGGCCCGGAGATCTACGCCAGTTGTGTTCTGTTTGGCGAAGGTCCGCGCGGTTCCTGCACGAAGCAGTTGCTGGACCGATTCGACATGCACGGCGAGAACCCACAGGCCTACGAGACGGGCATCAAGGAGATCTGGAAGATCAAGCCCGAGAACCACGTGCCCGGCCGCGTGATTCACACCATGGGCTGGCCGCAAGACCCGACGACGTTCGGCGGCGGTTGGGTCTACGACCTGAAGGACAATATGGTCTCGATCGGCTTCGTGAGCGGCCTGGACTACGACAACCCGCACACCGATCCGCACGACAGTATGCAGCGCTGGAAGACGCATCCCAAAATGCAGGCGCTGCTCGAAGGCGGTGAGTGCATCCGCTACGGCGCCAAGACAATGCCCGCCGGTGGCCACTTCTCGCAACCCAAGCTGTTCGCCAACGGCGCGATGATCGTCGGCGACTCTGCGGGTACCTGTAACGGCGAACGGCTCAAGGGCATTCACCTGGCGATCAAGAGCGGAATGCTCGCCGCCGAAGCGCTGATCGAAGCGATCCAGGAAGACGACTATTCCGAAAAGACACTCAGCAAGTACAAGGAACTCTACGACGCGAGCTGGGCGTACAAGGAGCACTGGAAGGCGCGCAACTTCCACGCTTCGTTCAGCTTCGTGCACAAGTGGCCCAAGTGGATGGGCTGGTTGCGACAGCTTCCCTGGATCGTGAACGGCCAGGCGCTCGCCATGATCACGGGCGGCCGGGGTCTGTTCAAACACGTCCGGTCGCACCCGGATCACACACATATGCAGAAGCTCGCAGACCTCTCGGCCAAGGAGCAGAAGAAGGCCGAGAAGATCGAGTACGACAACAAGCTGACGCTCGACAAGGTAACGGGCGTCGCGCTCGCGGGTTCGCGCCACGAGGTCGACCAGCCGTCGCACCTGAAGGTGGCAGATCTCAATGTCTGTGCGACGACCTGCGCCGAGGAGTACGGGAATCCGTGCGAGAACTTCTGCCCGGCAGAGGTGTACGAGATGATCCCGGACGACGCGAACGCCGGAAAGAACAAGCTCGTGATCCATCACGAGAACTGTCTGCACTGCAAGACCTGTGACATCGCGGATCCGTACGCACAGATCACCTGGACCACGCCCGAAGGTGGCGATGGGCCCGACTACTCGCAGATGTGA
- a CDS encoding MFS transporter gives MSAFSKRRLATWVIFATILIDFIGFSILIPVLPRFLDVLGVAAFHVPLITALYALGLVLFLPLWGWASDRVGRRPILLTSLLGTAASFFLLATADSLLTIYVARLLGGFFGASIGAAQAYMTDLTDSETRTEGMGLIGAASGIGLVLGTALGGVLAWVDLALPFYATAAVAGLNFLLAAWTLPESRAPGSDNIGWGGFARAMIPAPLLVAASVHDNRTRLYLYLFLHIFFAFSAIEAMFPLFARERFMWNELQIGLYMAAVACIMGLIQGLAIAPLTRIWGDVRLTIGGLGLMGCAILGIAVSFNFGVLMLSGGMLALGSGLAFPAFTSLFSRVAADHEAGEYMSQSQAMVNTGRTIGSFCWGWVFYTAGAGAPFLISGLSTLGAMAIFVAGSRLLLARN, from the coding sequence ATGAGTGCTTTCAGCAAGCGGCGGCTCGCGACCTGGGTCATCTTCGCGACGATCCTGATCGACTTCATCGGCTTCAGCATCCTGATTCCGGTGTTGCCGCGCTTTCTGGACGTGCTCGGCGTCGCCGCCTTTCACGTCCCACTGATCACCGCGCTGTACGCGCTGGGACTCGTGCTCTTCCTGCCCCTCTGGGGCTGGGCATCCGATCGTGTGGGCCGCCGTCCGATCCTGCTCACCTCACTTCTGGGCACGGCCGCCAGTTTCTTCCTTCTGGCGACTGCGGACTCCCTGCTGACCATCTACGTCGCCCGCCTGCTCGGCGGCTTCTTCGGCGCGAGTATCGGTGCGGCTCAGGCCTATATGACCGATCTGACCGACTCAGAAACGCGCACCGAGGGCATGGGGCTGATCGGAGCGGCGTCCGGGATCGGACTCGTTCTGGGCACGGCACTCGGTGGCGTGTTGGCCTGGGTCGATCTGGCCCTGCCGTTTTACGCGACGGCCGCCGTGGCCGGGCTCAACTTTCTTCTGGCGGCCTGGACACTGCCGGAGAGCCGCGCGCCGGGTTCAGACAATATTGGCTGGGGCGGGTTTGCGCGGGCCATGATTCCCGCTCCTTTGCTGGTCGCCGCCAGCGTTCACGACAATCGCACTCGGCTCTACCTCTATCTGTTTCTGCATATCTTCTTCGCCTTTTCCGCGATCGAAGCGATGTTTCCGCTTTTCGCTCGGGAACGCTTCATGTGGAACGAGCTGCAGATCGGCCTCTATATGGCCGCGGTCGCGTGCATCATGGGTTTGATCCAGGGCCTGGCGATCGCGCCCCTGACCCGGATCTGGGGAGACGTCCGACTGACCATCGGCGGGCTGGGGCTCATGGGCTGCGCGATCCTGGGAATTGCAGTGTCGTTCAACTTCGGCGTTTTGATGCTCTCCGGCGGGATGCTCGCGCTCGGTTCCGGCCTCGCCTTTCCCGCCTTCACCAGCTTGTTCTCGAGAGTCGCGGCCGATCACGAAGCCGGCGAATACATGAGCCAGAGCCAGGCCATGGTGAACACCGGGCGTACCATCGGGTCGTTTTGCTGGGGCTGGGTGTTCTACACCGCGGGCGCGGGAGCGCCGTTCCTTATCAGTGGCTTGAGCACGCTGGGCGCCATGGCCATCTTCGTGGCCGGTAGCCGCCTCTTGCTAGCCCGGAACTGA
- a CDS encoding prolipoprotein diacylglyceryl transferase: protein MYPTIIEIGWFQVSSFGVMVALGFLVGGWIAARAFEEMGLGGENAWNVLTWCVIGGLLGSKLWYVGENLARHSDAVFSELLFSRGGLTWYGGLLGGAIGGLFQAWRLEIPLVAAMNGSAATLAIGQALGRVGCFLVGDDYGRPTDGPFGIAFPQGLPPTEIPVHPTMLYEVAWLVPAGAILWARRSRSPFLFGEYLMFAGAGRLWIEGLRINPTLIGPLTNAQLVALGCLIVGFASWMIFYRKRTAELSSSAPA from the coding sequence GTGTATCCCACGATTATCGAGATCGGCTGGTTTCAAGTTTCCTCTTTCGGCGTGATGGTCGCGCTCGGCTTCTTGGTGGGCGGCTGGATCGCGGCGCGAGCATTTGAGGAAATGGGACTGGGCGGCGAGAACGCCTGGAACGTGCTCACCTGGTGCGTGATCGGCGGTTTGCTCGGTTCAAAACTCTGGTACGTCGGCGAGAATCTGGCGCGCCACTCCGATGCCGTGTTCTCCGAACTGCTGTTCAGTCGCGGGGGTCTCACCTGGTACGGCGGCTTGCTCGGTGGAGCGATCGGGGGGCTTTTCCAGGCTTGGAGGCTCGAAATTCCCCTGGTCGCAGCGATGAACGGATCCGCAGCCACTCTCGCAATTGGCCAGGCGCTCGGCCGCGTTGGCTGCTTCCTGGTCGGCGACGACTACGGTCGTCCCACGGATGGACCCTTCGGTATCGCGTTTCCCCAGGGCCTGCCACCCACGGAGATTCCGGTGCACCCGACGATGCTCTACGAAGTCGCCTGGCTGGTTCCAGCCGGCGCCATCCTGTGGGCACGCAGGTCGCGTTCCCCGTTTTTGTTCGGCGAGTATCTGATGTTCGCGGGCGCGGGACGTCTCTGGATCGAGGGACTGCGCATCAACCCCACGTTGATCGGACCACTGACAAACGCACAACTCGTAGCTCTGGGCTGCCTGATCGTAGGCTTTGCGAGCTGGATGATCTTCTACCGCAAACGCACAGCTGAACTCAGTTCGAGCGCGCCTGCCTGA
- a CDS encoding CCA tRNA nucleotidyltransferase, producing MAMDAPSLPASVEGVVQRLLGVGVPTYIVGGALRDEILERPVRDYDLFVEGSLEVVARELPGAKLIGSANPVVALPAREGRPRIEISAARAGASSLEQDLAMRDFTVNAIAFDPARSTWLDPLGGRDDLAAGRLRASDPRRAFADDPVRIARGIRLATELGLHTDPNTAREMVRNAWRLLECPGERLRDELFRVLRTPDPRAALAGLHECGALGVILPEALRSSGIAAEHLSDDLFRYSLELCARVRPDPVQRLAALLHTCAVVDCKRYLAGREHWVFLRPHLRTAFFVRAASRRLRWSRHLATGVERRIRHFGLASERWMDDAAIRRMLWRVGRDILEDVLALGRAELELRCQESGGDEIEHALKIRTELELRIRALNRNDAEHLAIGGKEIMQEFSIPEGPEVQRWLMRARRRVWTNPEDNTRARILDWLRAAFGEER from the coding sequence ATGGCCATGGACGCACCCAGCCTTCCGGCGAGTGTTGAGGGCGTCGTTCAGCGTCTTCTGGGCGTCGGCGTCCCTACCTATATAGTCGGCGGCGCCCTGCGCGACGAGATCCTCGAGCGGCCAGTGCGCGATTACGACCTGTTCGTGGAGGGCAGCCTCGAGGTCGTCGCGCGCGAACTCCCGGGTGCAAAGCTCATCGGTTCGGCCAACCCGGTCGTTGCGCTGCCCGCCCGGGAGGGGCGGCCGCGTATCGAGATCTCGGCCGCCCGCGCGGGCGCCAGCAGCCTCGAGCAAGACCTGGCCATGCGCGACTTCACCGTGAACGCGATCGCCTTCGATCCGGCTCGGAGCACCTGGCTCGACCCACTCGGGGGGCGCGATGATCTGGCCGCCGGTCGCCTCCGTGCGAGCGATCCACGCAGAGCGTTCGCCGACGACCCTGTGCGGATTGCGCGCGGGATCCGATTGGCCACCGAACTCGGCCTGCACACCGACCCGAACACCGCACGGGAGATGGTGCGCAATGCCTGGCGGCTGCTCGAATGCCCGGGCGAGCGTCTGCGGGACGAACTCTTCCGTGTGTTGCGGACGCCGGATCCGCGCGCGGCCCTGGCAGGCCTGCACGAGTGCGGTGCGCTCGGGGTCATCCTGCCCGAGGCGCTGCGCAGTTCGGGAATCGCCGCTGAACACCTGAGCGACGATCTGTTCAGGTATTCGCTCGAACTGTGCGCCCGCGTTCGCCCAGATCCGGTGCAACGCCTTGCCGCGCTATTGCACACGTGCGCTGTCGTCGACTGCAAGCGTTATCTTGCGGGCCGAGAGCACTGGGTATTCCTGCGGCCCCATCTGCGAACCGCCTTCTTTGTGCGGGCGGCGAGTCGCAGATTGCGCTGGTCGCGGCATCTTGCGACGGGTGTGGAACGGCGAATACGCCACTTCGGCCTGGCGTCGGAGCGGTGGATGGACGACGCTGCGATTCGCCGGATGCTCTGGCGAGTCGGCCGCGATATCCTCGAAGACGTGCTCGCGCTCGGACGCGCCGAACTGGAGCTCCGCTGTCAGGAGTCAGGTGGGGATGAGATCGAACACGCTTTGAAGATCCGGACCGAACTGGAATTACGCATTCGCGCGCTGAACCGAAACGACGCCGAGCATCTCGCAATCGGTGGCAAGGAAATCATGCAAGAGTTTTCGATCCCCGAGGGACCCGAAGTACAGCGCTGGTTGATGCGAGCGCGACGACGCGTGTGGACAAATCCCGAAGACAACACGCGCGCGCGCATTCTGGATTGGTTGCGCGCGGCCTTCGGCGAGGAGAGATAG
- a CDS encoding patatin-like phospholipase family protein: MNIICEVRAHLPEELRELAGRPGWPLRFCGPGGTYFLAPDAMAQARARGIEMEVLREIQERELPVHFELPHQGAVCDPPPEDARLSVLARLLSECRADGSVNIRFLGRNRAVPADGFALDRSDGQRRYVWQVVDAGEAPSSLDERFRALRELCAAEDSRVVLSLGSGGLKLFAHATALRLIEAIGCAEHVQEIWGSSAGAMAGLMYAQGLSPHAIEQLGYDLYAGRVDLGLRPSKFQLVRRLVTDALLPVTGGTPAGFVDCAKGLERVLEQYCAAVKPRLPFFCPAFNVGDCRPEVLTPIEVPQHLADFMIQTDPREAALASSTVPLLFVPRVIRRGDRELHYIDGSTTEDVPLHSIALKWDRDREAGTEERKRLVILYVKLTGSLHAYETHPRRIGKLRLLQTVAAAGIETMHRRDLELLDQRTDVTLLPLELGDSSPDFFETGLIPEYVSKAKETFPEQLMALESQLRQSRRTSSAA; this comes from the coding sequence TTGAACATCATCTGTGAGGTCCGGGCTCACTTGCCCGAGGAACTGCGTGAACTCGCCGGCCGGCCAGGCTGGCCGCTGCGGTTCTGCGGCCCAGGTGGCACGTATTTCCTGGCCCCCGACGCGATGGCCCAGGCCCGGGCGCGGGGAATCGAGATGGAAGTCCTGCGCGAGATCCAGGAACGCGAACTGCCCGTGCACTTCGAGCTTCCCCACCAGGGTGCAGTCTGCGATCCGCCGCCCGAGGACGCACGGCTTTCGGTGCTCGCGCGCCTGCTGTCGGAGTGCCGCGCGGACGGCAGCGTGAACATCCGCTTTCTGGGGCGCAATCGCGCGGTTCCGGCGGATGGCTTCGCACTCGATCGCTCAGACGGCCAGCGCCGCTATGTGTGGCAGGTGGTCGATGCCGGCGAGGCGCCTTCAAGCCTGGACGAACGATTTCGGGCTCTGCGAGAACTCTGCGCCGCCGAGGACTCGCGGGTCGTGCTTTCGCTGGGTTCGGGCGGACTCAAACTCTTCGCTCACGCGACCGCGTTGCGCCTGATCGAGGCGATTGGCTGCGCGGAACACGTCCAGGAGATCTGGGGATCGAGCGCCGGGGCCATGGCGGGTCTCATGTATGCCCAGGGTCTGTCGCCGCATGCCATCGAGCAGCTCGGCTACGACCTGTACGCCGGCCGGGTCGATCTGGGGTTGCGACCTTCCAAGTTCCAGCTGGTCCGACGACTCGTCACCGACGCACTGCTACCGGTCACCGGGGGTACGCCAGCGGGCTTCGTCGACTGCGCAAAAGGCCTGGAGCGCGTACTGGAGCAATACTGTGCAGCGGTGAAACCGCGGCTTCCGTTCTTCTGTCCGGCGTTCAACGTCGGTGATTGTCGTCCCGAGGTGCTCACACCGATCGAAGTGCCCCAGCACCTCGCCGACTTCATGATCCAGACCGACCCGCGAGAGGCCGCGCTCGCTTCATCGACGGTCCCCCTGCTCTTCGTACCGCGCGTGATCCGGCGCGGAGACCGCGAGCTGCACTACATCGACGGATCGACGACTGAAGATGTGCCGCTGCACTCGATCGCACTGAAGTGGGATCGCGATCGCGAAGCGGGGACCGAGGAGCGCAAGCGACTGGTCATCCTGTACGTCAAGCTCACCGGCAGCCTGCACGCCTACGAAACGCACCCGCGACGCATCGGAAAACTCCGCCTGCTTCAGACGGTCGCGGCCGCCGGGATCGAGACCATGCACCGGCGCGACCTGGAACTGCTCGACCAGCGGACGGATGTGACCCTGCTGCCGCTAGAACTCGGCGACTCGAGTCCCGATTTCTTCGAAACGGGATTGATCCCCGAATACGTCAGCAAGGCGAAAGAAACCTTCCCCGAGCAGCTGATGGCCCTGGAAAGCCAGCTACGCCAGAGCCGAAGGACCTCTTCCGCAGCCTGA
- a CDS encoding lytic transglycosylase domain-containing protein translates to MSHCRWFVILSAAALLSAGPVIDGAIEVAAQNEPVPVEPGVRDWVVGKLHDFNRRLAPSVTSRIADSILKCGDNHALAPDLVLAVLIAESSARPHAYSPKGAIGLMQVMPHMFKLTGLPGNAGHLEANIEAGCLLLADNIRRLGEEDGVSAYFWGSRIRGDGYLQRIVKIRRGLDLQPRLGQGPQHG, encoded by the coding sequence ATGTCCCACTGCCGCTGGTTCGTGATTCTGTCCGCTGCCGCCCTCCTGTCCGCCGGGCCGGTGATCGATGGTGCGATCGAAGTCGCGGCCCAGAACGAACCCGTTCCAGTCGAGCCCGGGGTGCGCGACTGGGTGGTCGGCAAGCTTCACGACTTCAACCGGCGCCTGGCGCCAAGCGTCACGAGCCGGATCGCGGATTCGATTCTGAAGTGCGGCGATAACCACGCACTCGCGCCTGATCTAGTGCTCGCCGTGTTGATCGCTGAGAGCAGCGCGCGGCCGCACGCGTACAGCCCGAAGGGCGCGATTGGTCTCATGCAGGTCATGCCGCATATGTTCAAGCTCACCGGACTGCCCGGGAACGCCGGACATCTCGAGGCCAACATCGAGGCGGGTTGTCTGCTGCTGGCCGACAATATTCGCCGCCTCGGAGAAGAGGACGGAGTGTCGGCGTACTTCTGGGGCAGCCGGATTCGCGGCGATGGCTACTTGCAGCGCATCGTAAAGATCCGCCGCGGGTTGGACCTGCAGCCTCGGCTCGGCCAGGGCCCACAGCACGGCTAG
- the moaC gene encoding cyclic pyranopterin monophosphate synthase MoaC yields MAKKSGSALRSTHFDVQGRARMVDVGDKSETRREAIASGRVHLSAEALRAVTEGSAKKGDVLGVARIAGIQAAKRTSDWIPLCHPLAIESVELVFACDETAGHIDIRSTVRLTGRTGVEMEALVAVSAAALTIYDMCKSMDRGMVIDAVQLVRKSGGKSGVYDRAEQTENQDTA; encoded by the coding sequence ATGGCCAAGAAATCTGGTTCCGCACTTCGCTCCACGCACTTCGACGTACAGGGCCGAGCGCGCATGGTCGACGTCGGCGACAAGAGCGAGACTCGCAGGGAAGCGATCGCCAGCGGCCGCGTCCATCTGTCCGCCGAAGCGCTCCGGGCGGTGACCGAAGGTTCCGCCAAAAAGGGGGACGTCCTGGGAGTTGCGCGGATCGCCGGCATCCAGGCCGCCAAGCGAACTTCGGATTGGATTCCCCTGTGCCATCCGCTCGCGATCGAGTCCGTCGAGCTGGTCTTCGCATGCGACGAGACGGCCGGCCACATCGACATCCGCTCCACCGTGCGCCTGACCGGACGAACGGGCGTCGAGATGGAAGCACTGGTCGCGGTGTCTGCAGCTGCGCTGACGATCTACGACATGTGCAAGTCAATGGATCGCGGCATGGTGATTGACGCAGTTCAACTCGTTCGGAAGTCCGGCGGAAAAAGTGGCGTCTACGACCGCGCCGAGCAGACTGAGAATCAGGACACGGCTTGA
- a CDS encoding JAB domain-containing protein, translated as MPGSNDAFENPYHRPRERLLREGAAPLSLIELLALSLRTGRAGASATRLADDLVQEFGSLDALARAGNAELARVPGMGPVKIASLRAAFELGSRLAQQPLVPGEKLQSPEQIFSCFGTRLRHCRQEVFMTVLLDSRHRVIGEVEVSRGSLNQSLVHPREVFAPALRETAAAILVLHNHPSGDPAPSREDHEVTRRLARAGEILGIRLVDHVVVAAESYVSFARSGWLDPA; from the coding sequence GTGCCGGGATCCAATGACGCCTTCGAAAATCCGTACCACCGGCCTCGAGAGAGGCTGCTTCGAGAGGGCGCGGCGCCACTCTCCCTGATCGAGTTGCTCGCCTTGTCCCTGCGTACGGGACGCGCCGGTGCATCTGCGACACGTCTGGCCGACGACCTCGTTCAGGAGTTCGGCTCACTCGACGCGCTCGCGCGCGCGGGAAATGCCGAACTGGCGCGCGTGCCGGGTATGGGTCCGGTCAAGATTGCGTCATTGCGCGCGGCTTTTGAACTCGGCTCGCGGCTCGCTCAACAGCCACTCGTGCCCGGCGAAAAGCTCCAGTCCCCCGAACAGATCTTCTCTTGTTTCGGAACCCGGCTGCGTCATTGTCGCCAGGAAGTCTTCATGACCGTGTTGCTCGACTCGCGCCACCGCGTCATAGGTGAGGTCGAAGTGAGTCGCGGAAGCTTGAACCAGAGTCTCGTCCATCCGCGAGAGGTGTTCGCGCCCGCGTTGCGGGAGACAGCAGCGGCCATCCTGGTGTTGCATAATCACCCCAGCGGAGATCCCGCCCCGAGCAGGGAAGACCACGAAGTGACGCGGCGCCTGGCCAGGGCAGGGGAGATTCTGGGTATCCGCCTGGTGGACCATGTCGTGGTCGCTGCCGAATCCTATGTGAGTTTCGCACGCAGCGGATGGCTCGATCCGGCCTGA
- a CDS encoding TIGR02266 family protein — MSSSTGSKADRRHSERAAIKIPVDYSGVDAFFSEFASNINEGGLFIETESPVDLGEVVSLLITLPTLAEPVQLEGRCAWISDGKADSAPGMGVEFLDMSGEIKDLLDKVVRQLRRD; from the coding sequence ATGTCATCCAGTACTGGCTCGAAAGCCGATCGTCGTCATTCGGAACGCGCCGCAATCAAGATTCCGGTCGACTACTCCGGGGTGGACGCGTTTTTCAGCGAGTTCGCCTCGAACATCAATGAAGGCGGCCTCTTCATCGAAACCGAAAGTCCCGTCGATCTCGGCGAGGTGGTCAGTCTGCTGATTACCCTGCCGACACTCGCCGAGCCCGTTCAGCTCGAGGGTCGCTGTGCCTGGATCAGCGACGGCAAGGCGGACTCAGCACCCGGGATGGGTGTGGAGTTCCTCGATATGTCAGGCGAAATCAAAGACCTGCTGGACAAGGTAGTCCGCCAACTCCGCCGAGACTGA
- a CDS encoding single-stranded DNA-binding protein produces MAAINKVILVGNLGRDPELRYTQQGTAVANFTVATTEKYKNKSGENQEKTEWHKIVAWDRLAEICGEYLAKGKQVYIEGKLQTREWEDKEGNKRWTTEIVARDLQMLGRRGDSGGGDYRPAQGGASSSGADPMSGSAGASDDEIPF; encoded by the coding sequence ATGGCAGCCATCAATAAAGTCATCCTGGTCGGCAATCTCGGACGTGACCCCGAACTGCGCTACACGCAGCAGGGCACGGCCGTCGCGAATTTCACCGTGGCCACCACGGAGAAATACAAGAACAAGAGCGGCGAGAACCAGGAAAAGACCGAATGGCACAAGATCGTGGCCTGGGATCGCCTCGCCGAGATCTGCGGCGAGTATCTGGCCAAGGGCAAGCAGGTCTACATCGAGGGCAAGCTTCAGACCCGAGAGTGGGAAGACAAAGAAGGCAATAAGCGCTGGACCACCGAAATCGTGGCGCGCGACCTTCAAATGCTCGGCCGGCGGGGAGACAGCGGCGGAGGCGACTACCGCCCAGCGCAGGGTGGAGCCAGTAGCAGCGGCGCAGACCCGATGAGCGGCTCGGCCGGAGCCTCGGACGACGAAATCCCCTTCTAG